CGCAGCGGGGGCACGCGCAGCGGCACGACGGCAAGCCGGTACAGCAGGTCCTCGCGGAAGCGGCCCTCTGTCACCGCCTTGTAGGGATCGCGGTTTGTCGCCGCAACGATCCGCACATTGACCTTGACCGGTTGCAGGCCGCCCACACGGTGGAAGGTGCCCGTTTCAAGCACGCGCAGCAGTTGGACCTGCATATCCAGCGGCATTTCGGTGACTTCGTCCAAAAACAGTGTGCCGCCGCTCGCGTGCTCGAAGTAACCGATGTTCTGCGCGATCGCGCCGGTGAAGCTCCCTTTCTCGTGTCCGAACAGTTCTGCTTCGATCAGCGTGGCGGGAATGGCCCCGCAATTGACCGGTACGAAAGGCTGATCGACGCGCTGGCTGCGGCCGTGTATTGCACGCGCGACCAGCTCTTTGCCGGTGCCGCTTTCGCCCACGATCAAGACGCTGGCTTCCGTACCGGCTACCTTGTCGATCTGCTCGGCCAGCTTGCGCATGGCCTCACACTTGCCCATTGTCCAGGGATCTGGCGGGGTCGTGTGGTCGGGGCGCGCGCCTGCGCGCGTCGACGCGGAAGCGTTTGGCATGGGTGTTTCCTTCCTGGCTTGTCGGGTGCTCCGGCTCGCGGAGGACGCCGGACTCTGAATGGGAAATTCCTATAAGAAAGATCGTACTCAGCCAGCTTACGGGCCATTGCAAGCATCTGAAAGAAGATGAAAATCTTAGCCAACTGTACGAATTCATTACGTTTGGCCGAGAAGCGGCACGATAAGCTTCGCTGCCGAAATCGGCCCGCATTATGCACCGGTCTCCGTCTTTATTGCGATGCGGAGCATGCCTGACCGACGCTAGAATGGAGGACGAGGATCGGCGGGTACGCGGCTGCGCCGCTGCCCATCTATAGGCCTTGGAAGAAAACTCGAACTTCACGGAAACTGCGCATGCCACATGTTTTGATCGTCGATGACGAATCTCCGGTGCGAACCGCGCTGGCAGAGATCGTCAAGGACGAAGGGTTCACCGTTGCCCAGGCGAGCGACCTGCGAGAGGCGAAGATCCAGATCCTGCGCCAATCGCCCGACCTGGTGTTGTCCGATCTGCAGTTGCCGGATGGGAGCGGGCTGGAGATTTTCCAGGCCCTGAGCTCCCCGAATGTGGACGTCGTTTTCATCACTGGGCACGCCAGCGTGGAAAGCGCCGTGGACGCCCTGCGCCTTGGCGCCATCGATTACCTGCTCAAGCCGGTCAACATCCAGCGCCTGAAAATGGTGCTGGGACGGATGCCGCGCAACGCCGATCTGTCGCCGTGGGGCGGCCCGTTCGAGGCGGAAGACCGCTTCGGGAAAATGCTGGGCAAATCCGAGCCCATGAAGCAGTTGTACCGCCAGATCGCCAAGGTGGCGCCGACGGAGGCGACGGTCTTCCTGATGGGCGACAGCGGAACCGGCAAGGAGCTGGCCGCCCAGGCCATTCACGAACTGAGCAATCGCCGCAAGGGTCCCTTCCTACCGGTGAACTGCGGCGCGATTTCGCCCAACCTGATCGAAAGCGAGATGTTCGGCCACGAGCGCGGCAGTTTTACGGGGGCGGATCGGCAGCACAAGGGCTATTTCGAGCGGGCGGCAGGCGGCACGCTGTTCCTGGACGAAATCACCGAAATGCCGATCGACCTGCAGGTGAAGCTGCTGCGCGTGCTGGAAACCGGCCTGTTCATGCGGGTCGGCACAAACCGGGAGATTGCCAGCGACGTGCGGGTGGTTGCGGCGACGAACCGCAATCCTGAGGAGGCGGTCGCGGAAGGGAAGCTTCGCGAGGACCTCTATCATCGCCTGAACGTGTTCCCGGTCGAGCTGCCGCCCCTGCGCGAACGGGGCGACGACGTGATCCTCATCGCGCAGCGGTATCTCGATATGCTGAACAAGGAGCGCGGCGCCAACAAGAAATTCGCGCCGGACACGCTGGAAAGCCTGCGCAACCACAGTTGGCCCGGCAACGTGCGGGAGCTGAAGAACTACGTCCACCGCGCTTTCATCCTTGCCGACGACAACGAGATCCGCGCCGGAATCGTTCCGCTGCAGATGTCTCCCGAGAAGGCGGCCACGGGGACGCAGATCACGGTGCCCGTGGGCGTGCCGCTTGCCGACGCGGACCGGCGGCTGATCTTCGCCACGCTCGAGCAGTGCGGCGGCGTCAAGAAGCACGCCGCCGAGATCCTCGGCATCAGCCTGAAGACCTTGTACAACCGGCTCGAAGAGTATGCGGCTGCCGGCCACTATCCCAAGGTGAACGGCGAAGGCGGAGCCAAGGCAGAAGCGGCCGGCCGAGCCAAATAGCGCTTGCCGTCAGGCACGCGGTGGGCAGGCGACTCTGCTGTAAACCGCTTGCCCGCTTGCGTCATCGCCGCCATGGCGAGGGAAGTCCTGGCCCCTCAGCCTCGTCCCGTCTGGCATCGCACTTGCGGCG
The sequence above is a segment of the Bordetella genomosp. 9 genome. Coding sequences within it:
- a CDS encoding sigma-54 interaction domain-containing protein, with amino-acid sequence MPNASASTRAGARPDHTTPPDPWTMGKCEAMRKLAEQIDKVAGTEASVLIVGESGTGKELVARAIHGRSQRVDQPFVPVNCGAIPATLIEAELFGHEKGSFTGAIAQNIGYFEHASGGTLFLDEVTEMPLDMQVQLLRVLETGTFHRVGGLQPVKVNVRIVAATNRDPYKAVTEGRFREDLLYRLAVVPLRVPPLRERVEDIPYLAQRFLDSFNAAESTRKVFSKRAMETLVAYDWPGNVRELKNAIHRAFILADNVVEIAGPALSRRPAKTQVAQGTLKMCVGTSLLQAQRELILATLAHHQGDKRRTARTLGISLKTLYNRLGTYDASSASPHSG
- a CDS encoding sigma-54-dependent transcriptional regulator; the protein is MPHVLIVDDESPVRTALAEIVKDEGFTVAQASDLREAKIQILRQSPDLVLSDLQLPDGSGLEIFQALSSPNVDVVFITGHASVESAVDALRLGAIDYLLKPVNIQRLKMVLGRMPRNADLSPWGGPFEAEDRFGKMLGKSEPMKQLYRQIAKVAPTEATVFLMGDSGTGKELAAQAIHELSNRRKGPFLPVNCGAISPNLIESEMFGHERGSFTGADRQHKGYFERAAGGTLFLDEITEMPIDLQVKLLRVLETGLFMRVGTNREIASDVRVVAATNRNPEEAVAEGKLREDLYHRLNVFPVELPPLRERGDDVILIAQRYLDMLNKERGANKKFAPDTLESLRNHSWPGNVRELKNYVHRAFILADDNEIRAGIVPLQMSPEKAATGTQITVPVGVPLADADRRLIFATLEQCGGVKKHAAEILGISLKTLYNRLEEYAAAGHYPKVNGEGGAKAEAAGRAK